CTAACACATAAAAGGATTATGCTGAAGTTCATTCAATCTGCAAAGAGTGTTCTCGTTGTTCCTAATGGTATTGACCTGAACAAGCATCTCACCAATTAAACAACCTGTAGACTTTAAAATCGCAGATACGGAAAGAGCGTTAGAACTTGAGGTACTGGTGCGGCCGCCGGGATTTGAACCCGGGTCGTCGGCTCGGGAGGCCGGCGTCCTGGACCAGGCTGGACTACGGCCGCTTATTATTTTAAGTTAAATTGTATGATTATTTGTGGGATATGCGATAAGTCTTTCGTTGCTTCAGTTCGCGATATTCTCGTATACGCGCTCTACTTCTTCAGCAACCACGTCCCAATCATATCTTTTCCTCACAGTATATTTAGCCCTTAAGCCAAGAAACTCTGCAAGTTTGCGATCGCTTAATAGATGGATTATTTTTTCCGCTAGGTCTTTTATGTCCCCTCTTCTAAAGAGGAGGCCATTTAGCCCATCGGTTATGACTTCGGGTATTCCACCGACATTGGATGCTATTACTGGCTTTCCCGCTGCCATTGCCTCAAGGAGGGTTATTCCGAAAGATTCACAGTATAGGGATGGTAGAGCAAAAATGCTGCATTGACTATATAGGGCTGGTAGTTTCTCGTCTGGAACAGGTCCGATTAGCTTGACATTATCTTTCAGATCTAGACTCTTGACAAGCATCTTGAGAAAGTCTTCCATAGGTCCTTTGCCAGCAATGATTAGACTGCAATCTGGAAATTCCTTAATAATCTCTGGCATTGCTCGAATTAGAATATGAACACCCTTTCTATACACAAGGCGCCCAACATACAAGATTTTAAGCGTCTTTCTTTGAGGATCGTCTAAACTCCCTGGACACACAAATCTGTCAGCGTCCACCCCATTGGGAATGACGAGTATTTCTTTTTCTTGTGTAAAATGTTCTATGA
This Candidatus Bathyarchaeota archaeon DNA region includes the following protein-coding sequences:
- a CDS encoding glycosyltransferase family 4 protein, encoding MLKKERVGIVHAHHAFTPTSLISLNIAERLGTPSVLTNHTIFIASDEKYLWIPTSYLLYPYRKYINKADVITAVSRAAANFIEHFTQEKEILVIPNGVDADRFVCPGSLDDPQRKTLKILYVGRLVYRKGVHILIRAMPEIIKEFPDCSLIIAGKGPMEDFLKMLVKSLDLKDNVKLIGPVPDEKLPALYSQCSIFALPSLYCESFGITLLEAMAAGKPVIASNVGGIPEVITDGLNGLLFRRGDIKDLAEKIIHLLSDRKLAEFLGLRAKYTVRKRYDWDVVAEEVERVYENIAN